A section of the Paralichthys olivaceus isolate ysfri-2021 chromosome 16, ASM2471397v2, whole genome shotgun sequence genome encodes:
- the LOC109637010 gene encoding mitochondrial import inner membrane translocase subunit TIM44-like, producing the protein MAASVCRCYELVGRRALALCSRSPVSSVWREDVLRLHRSPAAALQVRYASGRKGFLGEFVDNLRQEFGKNQEMKENIKKFREEAKRLEESDALQQARKKYKTIEAETVKTSEVFKKTFGSLSETVKEGIEEVSRTDIGKKIKEGVEEAARTAMHSAESVTKGGEKLGRTSAFRAISQGVETMKKEIDVGDAGPYRAPPQLRKRSDFSSKGANADDRVFEANEEDMGVVLHKDSKWYQQWKDFKDNNAVFNRFFEMKMKYDESENSLIRASRAVTDRVTGFLGGLFSKTEMSEVLTEILKADPNFDKDCFLKQCEKDIIPNILEAMIRGELEVLKDWCYEATYSQLAHPIQQARALGLLLHSKILDIDNIDLAMGKMMDQGPVLIITFQAQVVMVIRSPKGDIVEGDPEKVMRMMYVWALCRDQEELNPNAAWRLLDISASSTEQVL; encoded by the exons ATGGCAGCCTCCGTGTGTCGGTGCTACGAG CTGGTTGGCAGACGTGCTCTGGCCCTCTGCTCCCGCTCCCCGGTCTCCTCAGTGTGGAGAGAAGATGTGCTCAGGCTACACAGGAGcccagctgcagctctgcag GTGCGATATGCATCAGGACGTAAAGGTTTCCTGGGGGAGTTTGTGGATAACCTTCGTCAGGAGTTCGGTAAGAATCAGGAGATGAAGGAGAACATAAAGAAGTTCAGGGAAGAGGCCAAGAGGCTTGAAGAGTCGGACGCTCTCCAACAGGCCCGCAAGAAATAT AAAACTATTGAAGCTGAGACAGTGAAGACTTCAGAGGTGTTTAAGAAAACGTTTGGCTCCCTGTCAGAAACTGTCAAAGAG GGTATTGAGGAGGTGAGTCGCACTGACATCGGGAAGAAGATTAAGGAAGGTGTGGAGGAAGCAGCCAGGACGGCCATGCACTCTGCAGAGTCTGTGAccaaaggaggagaaaaactgGGCAGGACCAGTGCATTCAGAGCCATCTCACAG GGTGTGGAAACCATGAAGAAGGAGATAGATGTCGGTGATGCCGGCCCGTACAGAGCCCCCCCCCAGCTGAGGAAGAGAAGCGACTTCTCCTCTAAAGGAGCAAATGCAGACGACAGAGTGTTTGAGGCCAATGA AGAGGACATGGGTGTGGTCCTCCACAAGGATTCAAAGTGGTACCAGCAGTGGAAGGACTTCAAGGACAATAACGCAGTTTTTAACA GATTCTTtgagatgaagatgaaatatgatgaaagtgaaaacagcCTCATCAGAGCATCCAGAGCTGTAACTGACAGAGTCACTGGTTTTCTAG GTGGTCTTTTCTCCAAGACAGAAATGTCAGAGGTGCTAACAGAGATCCTGAAGGCAGACCCCAACTTTGACAAAGACTGTTTCCTCAAACAGTGTGAGAAAGACATCATCCCGAATATACTGGAG GCGATGATCCGTGGAGAGCTGGAAGTATTGAAGGACTGGTGCTATGAAGCT ACGTACAGTCAGCTGGCCCACCCCATCCAACAGGCCCGAGCGCTCGGGCTGCTCCTCCACTCCAAAATCCTTGATATTGATAATATAGAT TTAGCAATGGGTAAGATGATGGACCAGGGCCCAGTGTTGATCATCACCTTCCAGGCCCAGGTCGTCATGGTGATCCGTAGCCCCAAAGGAGACATTGTGGAGGGAGATCCG GAGaaggtgatgaggatgatgtaTGTTTGGGCGTTGTGTCGTGACCAGGAGGAGCTGAACCCCAACGCAGCCTGGAGACTCCTGGACATCTCTGCCTCCAGCACTGAGCAAGTCCTctag